The Candidatus Binatus sp. genomic interval AGTCGATCGGCAAGCTGGTCCGCGCGGGCGGCTACGTCGTGGTCGGGTTGTACAACAAGTTCGGCCGCTTGCCGCTCGACCTCAGGCGCGTGCTTTTCCGCCTCACCGGCGATCGCTTCGAGTGGCTCGATTCACGGTTGCGAGATCCCGCCCTGGATTCGGTTAGGAGGAAAACCTGGTTCATGGATCAGTACCGGAATCCGCATGAATCGAAGCATACGATCGATGAAGTGCTTGGCTGGTTCGATAAGACGGGTTTCGAATTCATCAATGGCATTCCAGCTACCACGCCATTCGCTGGCGTCGGTGATGAGCACGGATTGTTTGAAGCAACTCCCAAGGGTAATTCGCTCGATCACCTTCTGGTGCAACTGGCGATGATCCTGAAAGGCGGGCGGGAAGGTGGGTTCTTCGTGATGATCGGCCGCAAACGCAACTAGCCTGCGCGTCCGACTATGAATCGGCGACAGCGCTGTGTCAAGTTGGTACCTGCCGCTATGGCCGCTGCCAGAACCGCCAGCTCGATACGAACACAATCGTGACGAAGCAAAAAACGCCCGATTTATCGATACCTCGCAGACGTGGCGATTACATGCGCACGCGAGTAGAGTCTTGCGGGATCGAGACGGAATCGCGATGCAATAGACTCGCACTCGTGCTAAAGGAGGCTATCGCGATCCCGGGTTCGATCCGAAATTATCGAGCGAGATTTTTCAACGAGATGAAGCGTCCCGAGTCCCGCCTCGCGTTGCGTGCGACCCTCGCGATCGCCGTCGCAGTCGGCTTGGCGTTTTTCACGGCCGGCGGAATCGCGCGTGCCGACGACGCTCCTGCCCCGGCCAACGATTTCGAACAGCAAGGCGTCGTGCCGATGCAGCAAGACATCGTGCCCGTCCAGCAAGACAGCGTGCCGATGCAGCAAGACGTCACGCCCTCGCCGCAGGATTACGTCCCCGAACATCAGGATTCCGCGCCCGCGCAGAACGACTACTTATCTCCGGATAATTCACCGCCGCCGGACGAAGCCCAGGGCGGCGACGACGATCCGCTCGTTCCTTTCAACGAGAAGATGTTCACCTTCAACCTGAAGCTGGACGAATGGATCCTGCGTCCGGTCGCGTCGGGCTACGCCGCGATCGCGCCGCAGCCCGTGCGCCAGAGCGTCGGGCGTTTTTTCGATAATGTAGGCGTGATCCCGCGCTTCGCCAACAACCTCTTCCAGTTGCGGTTTCCCCAAGCCGGAGAAGAAGTTGCCCGCTTCGGCATCAACAGTACGCTCGGACTCGCGGGATTTTTCGATCCCGCCGATTCGTGGTTCGGATTGAAGGAGCACAAAGACGATTTCGGACTGACGCTACGCTATTACGGCGCGCCGACCGGACCATACGTGATGCTGCCTTTTCTTGGGCC includes:
- a CDS encoding bifunctional 2-polyprenyl-6-hydroxyphenol methylase/3-demethylubiquinol 3-O-methyltransferase UbiG, with product MFLPTGWEPSRKDVTEIVRSFYEETPFPNYDSVDSRASLIEKARRGMFARALDQAIGESARILDAGCGTGQLSNFLGLCAGREVFGADVCVNSLRLAHRFKVAQSIDNVSFMQMNLFRPAFKPDSFDLVISNGVLHHTADPFEGFKSIGKLVRAGGYVVVGLYNKFGRLPLDLRRVLFRLTGDRFEWLDSRLRDPALDSVRRKTWFMDQYRNPHESKHTIDEVLGWFDKTGFEFINGIPATTPFAGVGDEHGLFEATPKGNSLDHLLVQLAMILKGGREGGFFVMIGRKRN
- a CDS encoding VacJ family lipoprotein: MKRPESRLALRATLAIAVAVGLAFFTAGGIARADDAPAPANDFEQQGVVPMQQDIVPVQQDSVPMQQDVTPSPQDYVPEHQDSAPAQNDYLSPDNSPPPDEAQGGDDDPLVPFNEKMFTFNLKLDEWILRPVASGYAAIAPQPVRQSVGRFFDNVGVIPRFANNLFQLRFPQAGEEVARFGINSTLGLAGFFDPADSWFGLKEHKDDFGLTLRYYGAPTGPYVMLPFLGPSTVGDTIGLAVDHAMNPMSYLLPWPWYIEIPVGFAKRGLEAINYRSLRMDQFEAADRYAIDLYGAVQDAYLQKRAHQLKELKGATPGSSGHGSMYALIAAPSTLEYPYGNWQTPRGQWSEVSTFPDDAGCQAALEKRGAMGEEHPLECLATDSREYSQILTNSGR